From Methylomonas sp. EFPC3, a single genomic window includes:
- a CDS encoding (Fe-S)-binding protein has product MKLFLDWSSYRNAGMGDAYADIPKHGADFAKAVAVCIGSKQCQQQADKGVMCPSFRVSGNPDLSPGGRVKLLKAALNADNPEALFDPALVAAMDLCVACKGCKRECENEVDMAAIKAEFLAQQAARRGLPLRRKLWGHLPRLLKFPLLRRLIAWRNRSPLLAKLAETALGISAKAELPLPAEQPFYVPQQTSLALHPELSDRQVVLLVDTFNYYFNPASAEAAKKLLSAAGYHVHVATPSAEDIDRRPLCCGRTYFSNGMLEQARFEARRMMAALGEHIDAGRSIVGLEPSCILSLRDEYLKLDLGESARKLAEKVVLLEEFIVREQSAKRWTLDFQAIPDSSRVLLHGHCHQKAVGSIKSVRKILKQIPELSFELIEASCCGMAGNFGVEAEHYADAQAMAELALFPALRAEPDALLVGSGFSCREQIVGGGFSKPLHLSELLCLALPSQE; this is encoded by the coding sequence ATGAAACTGTTTCTCGACTGGTCGTCTTACCGCAACGCCGGCATGGGCGACGCCTACGCCGATATTCCCAAGCACGGCGCCGATTTCGCCAAGGCGGTGGCGGTGTGCATCGGCAGCAAGCAATGCCAGCAGCAGGCCGACAAGGGCGTGATGTGCCCGAGTTTTCGGGTCAGCGGCAATCCGGATTTGTCGCCGGGCGGTCGGGTCAAGCTGTTGAAAGCCGCGCTCAACGCCGATAATCCTGAGGCCTTGTTCGATCCGGCATTGGTTGCCGCGATGGACTTGTGCGTGGCTTGCAAGGGTTGTAAGCGCGAATGCGAAAACGAAGTGGATATGGCGGCGATCAAGGCCGAATTCCTGGCCCAACAAGCCGCCCGCCGCGGCCTGCCGTTGCGGCGCAAATTGTGGGGGCATTTGCCGCGCTTGCTCAAATTCCCGCTGCTGCGGCGTTTGATCGCTTGGCGCAACCGCTCGCCGCTGCTGGCCAAACTGGCCGAAACCGCATTAGGCATTAGCGCCAAGGCCGAATTGCCGCTGCCGGCCGAGCAGCCATTCTATGTGCCGCAACAAACCAGCCTGGCTCTGCACCCGGAATTAAGCGACCGGCAAGTGGTGTTACTGGTCGACACTTTCAATTACTACTTCAATCCGGCCTCGGCCGAGGCAGCGAAAAAGCTGTTAAGCGCGGCTGGTTACCACGTCCACGTCGCGACACCGTCTGCCGAAGACATAGACCGGCGGCCGCTGTGCTGCGGTCGCACTTATTTCTCCAACGGTATGCTCGAACAAGCCCGCTTTGAGGCGCGCCGGATGATGGCCGCGTTAGGCGAGCACATCGATGCCGGCCGCAGCATCGTCGGCCTGGAACCGTCCTGCATTCTGAGCTTACGGGACGAATATCTGAAACTGGATCTGGGCGAATCGGCGCGGAAATTGGCCGAAAAAGTCGTGCTGCTGGAAGAATTCATCGTCCGCGAACAAAGCGCCAAGCGCTGGACTTTGGACTTTCAAGCCATTCCGGACTCATCTCGCGTGTTGCTGCACGGCCATTGCCACCAAAAAGCGGTCGGCTCGATCAAGTCGGTCCGCAAAATTCTGAAGCAAATCCCCGAGTTGTCGTTCGAATTGATCGAAGCGTCCTGCTGCGGTATGGCCGGCAACTTCGGCGTCGAAGCCGAGCATTACGCCGACGCCCAGGCAATGGCCGAACTGGCCTTGTTCCCGGCACTGCGCGCCGAGCCGGACGCGCTGCTGGTCGGCAGCGGTTTTTCCTGTCGCGAACAAATCGTTGGCGGCGGTTTCAGCAAACCGCTGCATTTATCTGAACTACTTTGTCTTGCCTTACCGTCACAGGAGTGA